A window of Periplaneta americana isolate PAMFEO1 chromosome 9, P.americana_PAMFEO1_priV1, whole genome shotgun sequence genomic DNA:
ATTAACACTCCTATTTTATGACATAGTATCTGCAATATACCAGTATTTATCTGTCATTACCGGTACTCATCTTGAAGCATCAATGCTAGGACCTGTAATTGTAATGTAAGGATTCGTCCCTCGTAAATATGACCTATTCATATTCACGATGGAAGGTCTTCATGTCCCAAACAACTAATGAAAACAACCAATGATACTGGTAATTTTATATCGAATGATAAGATGGACTGGTTTTGTAGGTATTATATTAACATTCTTACATGACATTGCGTTCAAAAAGACTTAATTCATTTCAATTACAGGAATTCAAATTACATAAATCACGCCGTTCacattttgaattatttacaTTAGACTTTTAATCGAAATTGATAATTTTTCTTTGATCCAGTTTTCTATGTGTACTTAATTTTGTCAAGAGatgtttaaaaatatgtaaactcTTTTAGAGCTAATTTTGACAAAGAGcctaaatataaacaattaagaTCCCTTAAATGTTGCGTACTTTGAACGTCTACTGCGTTAAATTATTTTAGTGAGAAACAGCTGGCCAGTAATTTCGCGTAGCTCAGGACTTTTTTACATAATAATCCTACATTCATAACACGACATCTCAGCTTTATTCCCTTTCGAAGGAAGCTATAATAAGGATATATTTCTCTAAGCATACCGCAAAAATAAGATTTAATCACAGAcatggtaaccactagaccacgaAAGATGATGAAAATCAGTCTGGAAGGATGTAGCTATAAACCGATAATAAAATCTTGATGCCAAGATGTAAGGAAGTACATCCTGCTCTCTCCAAAAGTTTGTAAATTTATTGCAACTTTTTGACAGGAAGAGGATGCATGACTTCTTTCCCACTAAACCGCAAAACAAGTACTTACTTGTACATACTTCATGTAAAAACATAGGCATTATGAGTTTCTAACAGTTTTTACAAGAATATATCTGTGATTTGTCTTACTTTCAAAGATAAAAACTGTTTCGCTATTCTTATGCATTgtaacacaacaacaataaaggccatcaataaaacaattaattattgtCACAAACTGTATTCACATAATCCAATTTTCGTCTACACAAAATTTAGATCTCGCTGCAAAGGAGTGCTTCAAAATACATTCAGTTTTCCGATACTTACATATGGAAAGTTTTGTAAATTTCTGTGTTtcctatttaataaaatacaagCATATCAAATTATGTAGACCCCATCTTTTTGTTATGtactgcactatcacctttactttttaactttgctctagactatgccattagggaaatccaggataacagaaagagtttggaattgaacgggttacatcagctccttgtttatgtgaATTACGTggctatgttaggagaaaatccacaaactattagggaaaacacggggattttacttgaagcaagtaaagagataggtttggaagtaaattccaaaacgacaaagtatatgattatatctcgtgaccagaatattttacgaaatggaaatataaaaactggaaatttatccattaaagaggtggaaaaattcaaatatcttggagcaacagtaacgaatataaatgatacttgggaggaaattaaacgcagactaaatatgggaaatgcctgttattattcggttgagaagcttttatcatccggtctgctctcaaaaaagctgaaagaattgatgaaagaattttattgatgattcttctgtatggttgtggactctcactttgagaaaggaacagagattgagtgtttgagaataaggtgcttgagTAGCAGAAATAATTGCTATCATATTTTAAACAGAATTGAAGACGACCGTATTTCTAAAGACATGTTAGTTAGGCCTATGATACAAATTAGAGAGTTGAACAAATTTGTGCAGATGGGAGAAATGATGAATATGTCGTAGAAATTCAAAGACTATACAAGGGGGGGATGAGGGAATGGGCCAAAGATGATGGTGAATTGATGATGTGATGATTATGAAATTATAGAACCCAAACAATTCACGCCTCTTAGTGATGCATGAGCGTACACAAGCACACACACGCACATGcacggataaataaataaataaataaataaataaataaataaataaataaataaataaataaataaataaataaataaataaataaataaataaataaataatctcccACACCAtagcatcgtggtctaagacatcatgcCTATGACCGCATTAATGCAGGCTGGTTCCAGTACTCaaggggaaggaattttctcaagacatttcagccagtgtatgggaccgatgtccACCTAGCATCGTGTTGAATTTTGGGTGCTACtatatgtagcgaaatccggttatgaaaACCAGCAATAATCATATTAATCAAGcgacacctccattctggttggatgatcgttcaccacATGCTGAGGCCTGTGGACGAAAGCCATCTGCTGGCTGATCGGCCTAGCTCTTCATGAGCTGTCGCTTCGCGTCGCGTCGCGTCActtcacgtcacgtcacgtcactgattattacttattaaataaataagtaaataaataaataaatcaatatatatatactgtatataaatatataagtaattaagtaagtaaataaataaataataggtgaAGGAACGAGCgagcaagaaaataaataaataaataaataaataaataaataaataaataaataataggtgaAGGAACGAgcgaacaagaaaataaataaataaataaataaataaataaataaataaataaataaataaataaataaataaataaataaataaataaataaataatataggtgAAGGAGAGAGCGAGCAAGAAAGCaaggaaataaatagagaaataatagaTGAAGGAGTGAACGATCAAGAAagcaagcgaataaataaataaataaataaataaataaataaataaataaataaataaataaataaataaataaataaataaataaataaataaataaataaataaataaataaataagtaaataaataaataaataataggtgaAGGAGAGAGCGAGCAAGAAAGCaaggaaataaatagagaaataatagaTGAAGGAGCGAACGATCAAGAAAGcaagctaataaataaataaataaataaacaaaaataaataaataaataaataaataaataataggtgaAGGAGAGAGCGAGCaagaaagcaagaaaataaatagagaaataatagaTGAAGGAGCGAACGATCAAGAAAGcaagctaataaataaataaataaataaataaataaataaataaataaataaataaataaataaataaataaataaataaataaataataggtgaAGGAGAGAGCGAGCAAGAAAGCaaggaaataaatagagaaataatagaTGAAGGAGCGAACGATCAAGAAAGcaagctaataaataaataaataaacaaaagtaaataaataaataaataaataaataataggtgaAGGAGAGAGCGAGCaagaaagcaagaaaataaatagagaaataatagaTGAAGGAGCGAACGATCAAGAAAGcaagctaataaataaataaataaataaataaataaataaataaataaataaataataggtgaAGGAGAGAGCGAGCAAGAAAGCaaggaaataaatagagaaataatagaTGAAGGAGCGAACGATCAAGAAAGcaagctaataaataaataaataaataaataaataaataaataaataaataaataaataaataaataaataaataaataaataataggtgaAGGAGAGAGCGAGCAAGAAAGCaaggaaataaatagagaaataatagaTGAAGGAGCGAACGATCAAGAAAGcaagctaataaataaataaataaataaataaataaataaataaataaataaataaataaataaataaataaataaataaataaataaataaataaataataggtgaAGGAGAGAGCGAGCAAGAAAGCaaggaaataaatagagaaataatagaTGAAGGAGCGAACGATCAAGAAcgcaagcgaataaataaataaataaataaataaataaataaataaataaataaataaataaataaataaataaataaataaataaataaataataggtgaAAGAGAGAGCGAGCAAGAAAGCAAGCAGAGAAATAATAGATGAAGgagcaagtgaataaataaataaataaataaataaatacataaataaataaatagctaagtaggcagatagacagacagacagatagatagacagatagataggtagatagatagatagatagatagatagatagatagatagatagatagatagatagatagatagatagatagatagatagatagatagatagatagatagctagatagctagctagatagatagatagatagatagatagatagatagatagatagatagatagatagatagatagatagatagatagatagatagatagatagatagatagatagataggcctacttttgacaataataaattaaattgcgAACAATTGCCATATATATTAGGTTACACAAAATAGACGAGAAAGGAACATGAATAATAGAGAAACTGAAAAGAAGGACTTGTATGATGAGACGTCAAGAACATCGCGCAGGCTTCTGCAGTTAAGTAGTCACTCATCACAAGGCTGTCTGAACACATCACACACTGGCTTCGTCGTATGTCAAAGACACAACGACTCAACGGACGGTAAGTTCCTTCTGTATCTCAAGTCTGAGTATCATAATTACATGAACATTTGCGTGAAAATTCATGTGCTAGCAATTTGAGCAATATACGAATGCAAtacaaatgaaaagaaacataggcctacatatcgatAAGTAAAATAAAACTATCGAATTAGCAAGATAAGAGAATGATAACTTATCTTTTTGAAATAGTGGCTTCTTAAGGatgcaaaattgcatgtgcatatacatttatttatgtaagaACATCTACTTAGCTAATTTCCTTTCTTAGTTACACATATAGGGCCTATTAACAATTTTGCTAAGAAGCAAATCGAGAATTCGAATTATTTATTGCAAAGTTCAGAGTCTAAATGTTCAAATGTGGTAGAGGTCATTTCTTTCAGAAATAATCTAATCTGGATTCTgataaatgaaatacaaacaactAGTTTCCGGTATCAGGAATGCTCATAACGTTTATTTTTCGTCAGAATatctaataaatatatataatatatataaataattattatttataatgtccCTCTATTCTGTTCAGTGACAAAGTAAAACCGTTACTGTAGGTGAACATAACATTAACTTTTTATGATTAGGCTATTCTAAATAACACTGAATTTTAGTATCGCATTGTTtgcttaatttattataaatatttcagttgatatgggtaggcctattattgtaaAACTATCGGAGTAATATTAGTACAATTTTCGTATTATTTCAAGTTTAGTTTATTTTGCTCTGATATGAGAAACCTTGATATATTTAAATGATTTGCTTCGACAACTCTTTAAATGTAGTTTTAGAAAACTATACGGCGTTAAAACAACAGAAATtcctgcttcatttaatttaaacacgAAATTTGATCTAGTAGCAGAATACCAATAATGCGGTTTTGTGTTATAGACAATCATGAACGTAACAATAATGGTCTCCATTTTCCTTATCGCCGTTACCTGGCAACGTCATGATGTGAACGGAGCTCCATCACATAAGGCTGGTAAGTAAATAAAACTCAGAGTAAAACtacttaggcctacacattagTACGGGCATAAAATTAGTATAATTACATCCATGTGAATGTGTTGTGTTTTTGCAATAAGGTAATATAATATAGATACATAAAAAACAATTATCTCTTATGGAATAGGCATACTGTTTCATTTTCACAATCATGCATTTATAGTCATTTGAAGaggttggaaaaattcaaatatcttggagcagcagtaacaaatataaatgacactgggggggatatcaaacgcagaataaatatgggaaatgcctgttattattcggttgaaaagcttttgtcatccaatctactctcaaaaactgaaagttagaatttataaaacagttttattaccggttgttctgtatggttgtgaaacttggactctcattttgagagaggaacagaggttaagggtgtttgagaataaggtacttaggaaaatatttggggctaagaggaatgaagttacagaagaatggagaaagttatacaacgcagaactgcacgctttgtttttttcacgtgacataattaggaacattaaatccagacgtttgagatgtagcatgtatgggcgaatccagaaatgcatataggaagTTAGTTGGAAGGGCAAAGGGAAAAATagttttggggaggccgagacgtagattggaggataatattaaaatggatttgagagaggtggaatatagagtctggattaatcttgctcaggatagggaccgatgcacaGTGGTCCGAATATTAAAAAACATGGTCAAAAATATCTCCCTACTTACAATCTACATTATGCCATGCCCAATCaacaaataattgtttaaattgagaaatataatgaattttaGCGACTTACATCTATACCAGATCCCTCCTCCATCACTCGTCTTCAGAATCAGAATCTCCCGAGTCCTCGCTGTTGGGCCCTTCAGGTGTAGAGAGCAACTGTAGCACTTGCAGTGGTAACTGTGTTCTCTTCTTCTTGGGGAGTTCTCTTAGGTTGGAAATTAAAGGGTCTGATGCAAGAAACAgtctatggaataagtcaaagtTTGTAGTAGTTCTTGACGTCTTTCTGGTGTGATCTTGTCGAAATGTTCTAACAGTTTTGTTTAATGATTCCATTGCTTCCTCGGATAATTCTCCTATTGGTAATAAAGCTGATTTTACAATAGATGCTCCATGGCgcgattatgtgagggcgggaatgaacctccgggttcctttaaagccataaattaagtaagtaagtaagtaagtaagtaagtaagtaagtattataatgtTTATATCGTAGTATTATGAGTAACAGTTAAAGACCGCTTTTCTAGTGTAGTGATTAGCTTACATAACTTACTATGAACAGAAGGTCCCGGATTTGAGCCCGCCTATTTACAGAATATGTTGTAATGTTTAAGTTCTGGAACGAGATAAGACAAACTGGAGAACCACAATAGATGAAGAACACCGATTCAATAAAACCCGATTAATAATACTGTGTATTTATAATGACTTACAGGATCCCTATCCCGTCTGGTCATTATGCAGTTAATTACTAGATGGTTACTGGTTCGTCACGTGGCTGTACCGCCATTgaaaatatacagacagacagacagacagacagacagacagacagacagacagacagacaaacagacagacagactgcgCCCAGTTATTTTGTCCATCCATCCACGTAAAAAAATGAAACCTCGTCCCCTTTTTCTGTCAAATGAAGCTCATTATAGTATTTTcttaatacagtaaataaattctcaaataaatttattaatcactGTCAGTAATTCAAAGAAGTGCTAGTTAAAGTCAAGAGATACACATAGGGGTGTGCATAAGTGGGTAGCTATACAGTAATATAATACGGTATagactatttttattaattacaattgaggGTTATATACTACTTGTAGGCCTAGTTAGAAACAATATCACCAATCGACATCAATTTACCTGTCTGATCGATCGATCCGTTATCGATTGTGATCCTCATTTGTACTCGTACTTAATAAAAGTATATTGTATTACTGTATATCTACTTATGCTCCATCTTGTATAATGCAGTCATGTTCAGCATgggcatttctagccttttaaAGAGATGCAGtagtgacgtagaatctcagaatcgcaTGCAGGTACTACACGATTAAAGGATATTCTAAAccactgttgcacctcgtttaaaggctagaaatgcccgcACTGAACATGTCTCATATAACGGAAGGAACATCGTTCAAAGTTACTATAGTACGTTTTAGTAATGTTGCTGTGTTTGCAGAGTTCTCGGGACAGTGTCTCGACGACGAGACACAGAAATCTTACTCCGTGGGTAAGACATGGTCTAGCTCCTCAGGTTGCCTGCAGTACAGCTGCGTGATCTATGAGAAAATACACGCCGTCATCGAGATTTCTGGGTAATGCTCACTTCTTGTTCCTCCGTTTCATGTTATGCCAAAACATGGAATTGCTACATTACGTTTACCACAAGTCAGATTAAGAAAACTCATAAAATGCTTTAAGGAACTTCTCCACGAGCATACTGAAAATccactacgaatactactactaatactattactactagtattactgctACTATATTACTACTACAAGTCTACTTACGAAATATTTATAGAGGAATGGGTTAGTCATTGCCTTGAACTTGGTAGACACACACCCGACCTTACCTTCTActccctccacagaaacgttcccgtactgcacattgcgagtgtcttgacaaaatgcatgagctgtacatttAAAACTTAAAGTGGGAAGATAAAGTAGAGAGTACACTGTGTAACTTGACATTTTCAATATCACAAGGTGGGGGAGCAAACATCAATGACCACATCAACAAAAATAAGCATAAAAACGCTGCTTTACTATCATCGTTTAATAGAAGAACATCTTTTTTCAAGCCAATTGTCGCGGAGAATGAAGAACTAAAATTTGCAGAAAAAGGCATCTTTACTTACAACTCCATCAAACATAACTGCAGTTTTCGTTCGAGGAACTGCACTTCTTTCATTATTAAGAAGTTTTTAGTAGAAACAGCTTCACTTGCGGTCGCACTAAATGTGAGATTTTATTGAATGTCAGCACCAATTTTGCAATGGAAGTCATTGTGAAGGAACTAGAAGCAGCTAGATTCTTTTCTGTGGTGATTGAGTCCTCATCATAAATGCTTGAAAATTGTGCGTGTCTTTACgaagtatttttttaaaataagaattaaagtaTCCTAAggacaatttaaattaatttgtacgGTTAATTTAATTGGCAATTTAGAGTCACACAAGAGTGTCCCgatttttcatattaaaaaacTGGTCACTCTGCTAATACCTTTTAATATTTATAGCAGACGCAAAATAGGACTATGCTTTAGAGATCCAGGAAGGCCGTTAGGGTAACGGGATGTCAAAACTCTCACAAGACAATCAATACtgagtagcagtagggatgtcagttatACGTGTAGACTTGTCCCAAAAGAAATACACGTGGTATGCCTTTCTGTTGAGTGAGCTTCGTGCCATAGTACTGCCAGACAGATTAAATctatggagaaaatccatgacttcatcaagaatcgaacccacgatctTTCGGCTTGTAACGCAACGCCTTGAGGAGAAACGTAGGTAAAATGCGAGGTTAAAAATCATTAATATCTTATAATTTTTTCCATCTATAACTATGAAATTTAataatactcttttttttttttcaattttttatgcgtccagttttttattttttaatttttcaaaaaatagTTTATTACTACAAATAGctatatacatttttatggaaagtgATTAATAAAACGAcctgaatttttttgtgtttcatAAGAGAACACAAATATCCCATAGGCCTATAACAATATGCAGAGACTTTACAGTATTCTTCTccttttgtttttataaaatttgcaattctcataaaaaaaaaaaaaaaaaaacgagcgttgagtgacttcttttcctattgcgGATATGCATCTTCAGCAGTCTTACATGTCGgaccaacataacttacgagacattacGAACGTTGCACGCCagtttgcaatgttccagcgggatagaaattcggccattttcatacctcagggaagtgtgtaggggtaagaaaatggagtgtcatgacaaggttagtttagacttttattatgtcttacgtacttatctgtgacaggttaagttacggtagtttagggttttgttatgccttgtataggaaaatctgtgacagattaggttaatttaggattttagtgacaggttaggttagtttagtttaggcttttattatgctttgcatatacgaaattgtgacagg
This region includes:
- the LOC138706251 gene encoding U-scoloptoxin(16)-Er12a-like: MNVTIMVSIFLIAVTWQRHDVNGAPSHKAEFSGQCLDDETQKSYSVGKTWSSSSGCLQYSCVIYEKIHAVIEISGCLEVYALPPCYVKKDTNATYPDCCPNVVCPKKTVRRG